The Oryza glaberrima chromosome 9, OglaRS2, whole genome shotgun sequence genome includes a window with the following:
- the LOC127784883 gene encoding protein HAPLESS 2-B isoform X2, translated as MAPRRRRRAARSSRPLLLLLALLAAAVNNFAPAGGVEVLAKSRLESCARGGSDDGRDRLTCDSKIVVDLAVPSGSEIALDSPPLSLSLSLSLSLSLSLISPQISLHATVRFANVCGVGDQSGGEASLVARVAEVEENGTEAGEMPIRDPLIITINKSEVYALYDLTYLRDVAYKPEEKYVKTRKCEPEAGANVVKSCERLRDEKGSIIEHTEPVCCPCGPHRRVPSSCGNIFDKVAKGKANTAHCLRFPDDWFHVFDIGRRSLWFSIRVQVKKGSSESEVIVGPENRTVVSEDSSLRVNLVGDFAGYTSLPSLENFYLVTPRKGVGGGQLQVLGDDFSRWMLLERVLFTLDGLECNKIGVGYKAFRSQPNFCSSPLDSCLGDQLSKFWEIDKNRVNNSQPPQYVVLGKFERINQYPNAGVHTFSVGIPEVLNTNLMIELSADDIEYVYQSSGKIISINISSFEALSQVGSARVKTKNIGRLEASYSLTFDCLSGINPVEEQYFIMKPDEKLIRTFDLRSSTDQASNYTCQAILKASDFSELDRKESRFSITATVLNNGTQIGSSENHTKGGIWGFFEAIKAWCAKMCHMLINFFTGTTCSTRCWSFLNFVIHGLLLVAVLWLLHRKGLFDPLYYWWDGVVGSEAQERARRRHKRAHSHRHSHHHDAHKRHKTELAGHRRHHVLHIHDDDDPVVAAAEHVILRRHGRHEAALGVQHRDGLKLNKHRRHGGKAVALLPPGEIIVRDGGGCGSVEHGDRRHHAWH; from the exons atggcgcctcgccgccgccgccgcgccgctcgctcttcccgtcccctcctcctcctcctcgctctcctcgccgcggccgtcaACAACTTCGCGCCCGCCGGCGGAGTGGAAGTCCTCGCCAAGTCCCGCCTGGAGAGCTGCGCCCGCGGCGGCTCGGACGACGGCCGCGACCGCCTCACCTGCGACAGCAAGATCGTCGTCGACCTGGCCGTGCCCAGTGGCTCGGAAATCGCGCTCGACTctccgcccctctctctctctctctctctctctctctctctctctctctctctcatttcccCCCAAATTTCTCTCCACGCCACTGTTCGTTTCGCTAACGTTTGCGGTGTGGGGGATCAGAGCGGCGGGGAGGCGTCACTGGTGGCGCgggtggcggaggtggaggagaacgGCACGGAGGCGGGGGAGATGCCCATCCGGGATCccctcatcatcaccatcaacaAATCCGAGGTGTATGCGCTCTACGATCTCACTTACCTCAGG GATGTTGCTTACAAACCTGAAGAAAAATATGTGAAGACACGTAAATGTGAGCCTGAAGCTGGTGCGAACGTTGTCAAATCTTGTGAAAG GTTACGGGATGAGAAAGGTAGCATAATTGAGCATACAGAA CCTGTTTGCTGCCCTTGTGGGCCTCACCGCCGTGTCCCTTCATCTTGTGGAAACATTT TTGATAAAGTGGCGAAAGGAAAAGCTAACACAGCTCACTGTCTACGTTTTCCAGATGATTG GTTTCATGTTTTTGATATTGGGAGAAGATCCCTTTGGTTCAGTATCAGAGTGCAAGTAAAGAAAGGATCTTCTGAATCT GAGGTTATTGTTGGTCCAGAAAATAGAACAGTTGTTTCTGAAGACAGCTCCCTGAGAGTAAATTTAGTTGGCGACTTTGCTGGTTATACAAGTCTTCCATCTTTGGAGAACTTCTACCTTGTGACTCCACGAAAG GGTGTTGGCGGTGGTCAACTACAAGTGCTTGGTGATGACTTTTCCAGGTGGATGCTGTTGGAGAGAGTCCTGTTTACATTAGATGGTCTTGAATGTAATAAGATTGGAGTTGGCTATAAAGCTTTCAGGAGCCAGCCTAACTTTTGTTCATCGCCACTTGACAGCTGCTTGGGCGATCAGCTTTCCAAATTTTGGGAG attgacAAAAACAGGGTAAACAATAGCCAACCACCCCAATACGTTGTTCTGGGAAAGTTTGAAAGGATCAACCAATATCCG AATGCAGGAGTTCATACCTTTTCTGTGGGAATCCCAGAAGTTCTCAATACCAATTTGATGATAGAGCTGAGTGCTGATGACATAGAATATGTCTATCAGAG CTCAGGGAAGATAATTAGCATTAACATCTCTTCGTTTGAAGCCTTAAGTCAAGTTGGCAGTGCTAGAGTCAAAACCAAGAATATTGGAAGACTTGAAGCTTCATATAGCTTGACG TTTGACTGCTTAAGCGGCATCAATCCCGTTGAG GAGCAGTACTTTATCATGAAGCCTGATGAAAAGCTTATTCGGACATTTGATTTGCGTTCGTCAACAGACCAAGCATCGAACTATACATGTCAAG CTATTTTGAAGGCGTCAGATTTCAGTGAACTTGACAGAAAAGAATCCCGATTCTCAATCACAGCTACAGTTCTTAACAATGGAACACAG ATTGGTTCGTCCGAAAACCACACAAAGGGTGGCATCTGGGGTTTCTTTGAAGCCATCAAAGCCTGGTGCGCCAAAATGTGCCACATGCTGATTAATTTCTTCACTGGTACAACATGCAG CACGAGATGCTGGAGCTTCCTCAACTTCGTCATCCACGGCCTGCTACTTGTCGCAG TCCTGTGGCTTCTGCACCGGAAAGGGCTCTTCGATCCACTGTACTATTGGTGGGACGGCGTGGTCGGGTCGGAGGCGCAGGAGCGCGCGCGCCGGAGGCACAAGAGAGCCCACAGCCACAGGCACTCCCACCACCACGACGCGCACAAGAGGCACAAGACCGAGCttgccggccaccgccgccaccacgtccTCCACATacatgacgacgacgacccggtggtggcggcggcggagcacgtCATCCTCCGCCGGCACGGCAGGCacgaggcggcgctcggcgtGCAGCACAGGGACGGGCTCAAGCTCAACAAGCACCGGCGCCACGGTGGCAAGGCGGTTGCGCTACTGCCGCCGGGGGAGATCATCGTCCGGGACGGTGGCGGCTGCGGCAGCGTGGAGCACGGTGATCGGAGGCACCACGCGTGGCACTGA
- the LOC127784682 gene encoding plant UBX domain-containing protein 8-like: MARPPQEAIDTFVSITGADEALAVRKLEEHGGDLNTAINAHFNEGDSTVNRASQNNIPESHDDMMDLDGPLDNAFRRSLFPETLRDPFALMDTNFQQNYFDRVGSTDTFGHGPQVSHPREVREIPIEVKDSNPQTGPSGQAPIIEDVTGHESSYGPEVRGAIVIDDDDDEQPSAPSLHANIDSSLQPNPSIPTAPPLVHVTDYDNDIEEEMIRAAIEASKRDAEAMTITAEQGITQPPEGVNITEHSFDEEDKGTASGTAGRQGLATEKVGSSRQPIDEDTLQEETEDVEEQPLVRRRSRRIPSGNTESAQPVYTVDSPPSSSQPQGNLNDRQNNGDEFPSEWGGISSEEHDEAVMLEAAMFGGIPEGPTYPFSMPSHRSPSLYPRVEHAPSPALTEQRLLREQQDDEYLASLQADQEKELKALQEAELRRLEETAAREAALEKQKQEEEERRKKQLEEEELESSLASKQASLPSEPAADEEGAVTLVVRMPDGSRQGRRFLKSHKLQFLFDFLDIGRTYKPGTYRLVRSYPRRAFTTGEGDMSFSDLGLTSKQEALFLEKITE; encoded by the exons ATGGCGAGGCCGCCGCAGGAGGCGATCGACACCTTCGTCAGCAtcaccggcgccgacgaggcccTCGCCGTCCGCAAGCTCGAG GAACATGGTGGCGACCTTAACACGGCAATCAATGCACATTTCAATGAAGGAGACAGTACAGT GAACAGAGCCAGTCAAAACAATATACCTGAGAGTCATGATGATATGATGGACCTGGATGGACCACTTGATAATGCATTTAGAAGATCTTTGTTCCCTGAAACTTTGCGTGACCCTTTTGCACTGATGGACACAAACTTTCAGCAAAATTATTTTGACAGAGTTGGTTCCACAGATACTTTCGGTCATGGCCCACAGGTTTCACACCCTAGAGAGGTGCGAGAGATACCTATCGAAGTTAAGGATAGCAACCCGCAAACAGGCCCTTCTGGTCAGGCCCCTATTATCGAGGATGTCACTGGGCATGAATCTTCATATGGTCCTGAAGTTCGTGGGGCTATTgtaattgatgatgatgatgatgagcagCCATCTGCCCCTTCTCTTCATGCTAATATTGATAGCTCATTGCAGCCGAACCCTTCTATTCCAACTGCACCTCCATTGGTTCATGTTACTGACTATGACAATGATATCGAAGAGGAAATGATCCGGGCAGCAATTGAAGCTTCAAAAAGGGATGCTGAGGCAATGACAATT ACAGCAGAGCAAGGAATAACACAGCCGCCAGAGGGAGTAAACATTACAGAACATTCTTTTGATGAAGAGGACAAGGGAACTGCAAGCGGAACAGCTGGAAG GCAAGGATTAGCTACAGAAAAGGTTGGATCATCTAGGCAACCAATAGATGAAGATACCCTCCAAGAGGAGACTGAAGATGTAGAAGAACAGCCATTAGTTAGACGTCGTTCTAGACGCATCCCTTCTGGAAACACTGAGTCAGCACAACCTGTGTACACGGTCGATAGTCCTCCCTCAAGTTCTCAGCCTCAAGGAAATTTGAATGATCGCCAGAATAATGGAGATGAATTTCCATCAGAG TGGGGTGGCATTTCTTCTGAGGAGCATGATGAAGCTGTTATGCTTGAGGCTGCAATGTTTGGTGGAATTCCAGAAGGACCCACGTATCCGTTCTCAATGCCATCTCATAGAAGCCCAAGTCTTTATCCCCGTGTAGAGCATGCTCCATCACCAGCATTAACTGAACAGCGGTTGTTACGTGAGCAGCAG GATGATGAATACCTTGCATCACTCCAAGCTGATCAAGAAAAAGAGTTGAAGGCCCTACAGGAGGCCGAGCTTCGTCGCCTGGAAGAAACTGCTGCAAGAGAAGCTGCCCTTGAAAAACAGAagcaagaggaagaggaaaggcGTAAAAAACAACTGGAGGAAGAG GAGCTAGAGTCCAGTCTTGCATCCAAACAAGCATCATTGCCGTCAGAGCCAGCTGCAGACGAGGAAGGTGCTGTCACACTTGTAGTCCGCATGCCTGATGGTAGTCGACAGGGGCGTCGCTTTCTGAAATCTCATAAACTTCAG TTCCTTTTTGATTTCTTAGACATTGGCAGGACTTATAAGCCAGGAACCTACAGACTG GTAAGGTCGTACCCAAGGCGTGCTTTCACCACTGGTGAGGGCGATATGTCATTTAGTGATCTGGGCCTAACAAGCAAGCAGGAAGCCTTATTTCTAGAAAAGATTACAGAATAG
- the LOC127784883 gene encoding protein HAPLESS 2-B isoform X1 — protein sequence MAPRRRRRAARSSRPLLLLLALLAAAVNNFAPAGGVEVLAKSRLESCARGGSDDGRDRLTCDSKIVVDLAVPSGSEIALDSPPLSLSLSLSLSLSLSLISPQISLHATVRFANVCGVGDQSGGEASLVARVAEVEENGTEAGEMPIRDPLIITINKSEVYALYDLTYLRDVAYKPEEKYVKTRKCEPEAGANVVKSCERLRDEKGSIIEHTEPVCCPCGPHRRVPSSCGNIFDKVAKGKANTAHCLRFPDDWFHVFDIGRRSLWFSIRVQVKKGSSESEVIVGPENRTVVSEDSSLRVNLVGDFAGYTSLPSLENFYLVTPRKGVGGGQLQVLGDDFSRWMLLERVLFTLDGLECNKIGVGYKAFRSQPNFCSSPLDSCLGDQLSKFWEIDKNRVNNSQPPQYVVLGKFERINQYPNAGVHTFSVGIPEVLNTNLMIELSADDIEYVYQRSSGKIISINISSFEALSQVGSARVKTKNIGRLEASYSLTFDCLSGINPVEEQYFIMKPDEKLIRTFDLRSSTDQASNYTCQAILKASDFSELDRKESRFSITATVLNNGTQIGSSENHTKGGIWGFFEAIKAWCAKMCHMLINFFTGTTCSTRCWSFLNFVIHGLLLVAVLWLLHRKGLFDPLYYWWDGVVGSEAQERARRRHKRAHSHRHSHHHDAHKRHKTELAGHRRHHVLHIHDDDDPVVAAAEHVILRRHGRHEAALGVQHRDGLKLNKHRRHGGKAVALLPPGEIIVRDGGGCGSVEHGDRRHHAWH from the exons atggcgcctcgccgccgccgccgcgccgctcgctcttcccgtcccctcctcctcctcctcgctctcctcgccgcggccgtcaACAACTTCGCGCCCGCCGGCGGAGTGGAAGTCCTCGCCAAGTCCCGCCTGGAGAGCTGCGCCCGCGGCGGCTCGGACGACGGCCGCGACCGCCTCACCTGCGACAGCAAGATCGTCGTCGACCTGGCCGTGCCCAGTGGCTCGGAAATCGCGCTCGACTctccgcccctctctctctctctctctctctctctctctctctctctctctctcatttcccCCCAAATTTCTCTCCACGCCACTGTTCGTTTCGCTAACGTTTGCGGTGTGGGGGATCAGAGCGGCGGGGAGGCGTCACTGGTGGCGCgggtggcggaggtggaggagaacgGCACGGAGGCGGGGGAGATGCCCATCCGGGATCccctcatcatcaccatcaacaAATCCGAGGTGTATGCGCTCTACGATCTCACTTACCTCAGG GATGTTGCTTACAAACCTGAAGAAAAATATGTGAAGACACGTAAATGTGAGCCTGAAGCTGGTGCGAACGTTGTCAAATCTTGTGAAAG GTTACGGGATGAGAAAGGTAGCATAATTGAGCATACAGAA CCTGTTTGCTGCCCTTGTGGGCCTCACCGCCGTGTCCCTTCATCTTGTGGAAACATTT TTGATAAAGTGGCGAAAGGAAAAGCTAACACAGCTCACTGTCTACGTTTTCCAGATGATTG GTTTCATGTTTTTGATATTGGGAGAAGATCCCTTTGGTTCAGTATCAGAGTGCAAGTAAAGAAAGGATCTTCTGAATCT GAGGTTATTGTTGGTCCAGAAAATAGAACAGTTGTTTCTGAAGACAGCTCCCTGAGAGTAAATTTAGTTGGCGACTTTGCTGGTTATACAAGTCTTCCATCTTTGGAGAACTTCTACCTTGTGACTCCACGAAAG GGTGTTGGCGGTGGTCAACTACAAGTGCTTGGTGATGACTTTTCCAGGTGGATGCTGTTGGAGAGAGTCCTGTTTACATTAGATGGTCTTGAATGTAATAAGATTGGAGTTGGCTATAAAGCTTTCAGGAGCCAGCCTAACTTTTGTTCATCGCCACTTGACAGCTGCTTGGGCGATCAGCTTTCCAAATTTTGGGAG attgacAAAAACAGGGTAAACAATAGCCAACCACCCCAATACGTTGTTCTGGGAAAGTTTGAAAGGATCAACCAATATCCG AATGCAGGAGTTCATACCTTTTCTGTGGGAATCCCAGAAGTTCTCAATACCAATTTGATGATAGAGCTGAGTGCTGATGACATAGAATATGTCTATCAGAG AAGCTCAGGGAAGATAATTAGCATTAACATCTCTTCGTTTGAAGCCTTAAGTCAAGTTGGCAGTGCTAGAGTCAAAACCAAGAATATTGGAAGACTTGAAGCTTCATATAGCTTGACG TTTGACTGCTTAAGCGGCATCAATCCCGTTGAG GAGCAGTACTTTATCATGAAGCCTGATGAAAAGCTTATTCGGACATTTGATTTGCGTTCGTCAACAGACCAAGCATCGAACTATACATGTCAAG CTATTTTGAAGGCGTCAGATTTCAGTGAACTTGACAGAAAAGAATCCCGATTCTCAATCACAGCTACAGTTCTTAACAATGGAACACAG ATTGGTTCGTCCGAAAACCACACAAAGGGTGGCATCTGGGGTTTCTTTGAAGCCATCAAAGCCTGGTGCGCCAAAATGTGCCACATGCTGATTAATTTCTTCACTGGTACAACATGCAG CACGAGATGCTGGAGCTTCCTCAACTTCGTCATCCACGGCCTGCTACTTGTCGCAG TCCTGTGGCTTCTGCACCGGAAAGGGCTCTTCGATCCACTGTACTATTGGTGGGACGGCGTGGTCGGGTCGGAGGCGCAGGAGCGCGCGCGCCGGAGGCACAAGAGAGCCCACAGCCACAGGCACTCCCACCACCACGACGCGCACAAGAGGCACAAGACCGAGCttgccggccaccgccgccaccacgtccTCCACATacatgacgacgacgacccggtggtggcggcggcggagcacgtCATCCTCCGCCGGCACGGCAGGCacgaggcggcgctcggcgtGCAGCACAGGGACGGGCTCAAGCTCAACAAGCACCGGCGCCACGGTGGCAAGGCGGTTGCGCTACTGCCGCCGGGGGAGATCATCGTCCGGGACGGTGGCGGCTGCGGCAGCGTGGAGCACGGTGATCGGAGGCACCACGCGTGGCACTGA
- the LOC127784683 gene encoding protein YY1, translating into MAVTRTALLVVLVAGAMTMTMRGAEAQQPSCAAQLTQLAPCARVGVAPAPGQPLPAPPAECCSALGAVSHDCACGTLDIINSLPAKCGLPRVTCQ; encoded by the exons ATGGCGGTGACGAGGACGGCGCTGCTGGTGGTGTTGGTGGCGGgggcgatgacgatgacgatgcgCGGGGCAGAGGCGCAGCAGCCGAGCTGCGCGGCGCAGCTCACGCAGCTGGCGCCGTGCGCGCGAGTCggcgtggcgccggcgccggggcagCCGCTGCCGGCGCCCCCGGCGGAGTGCTGCTCGGCGCTGGGCGCCGTGTCGCACGACTGCGCCTGCGGCACGCTCGACATCATCAACAGCCTCCCCGCCAAGTGCGGCCTCCCGCGCGTCACCTGCC AGTGA
- the LOC127784883 gene encoding protein HAPLESS 2-B isoform X4 — translation MLLERVLFTLDGLECNKIGVGYKAFRSQPNFCSSPLDSCLGDQLSKFWEIDKNRVNNSQPPQYVVLGKFERINQYPNAGVHTFSVGIPEVLNTNLMIELSADDIEYVYQRSSGKIISINISSFEALSQVGSARVKTKNIGRLEASYSLTFDCLSGINPVEEQYFIMKPDEKLIRTFDLRSSTDQASNYTCQAILKASDFSELDRKESRFSITATVLNNGTQIGSSENHTKGGIWGFFEAIKAWCAKMCHMLINFFTGTTCSTRCWSFLNFVIHGLLLVAVLWLLHRKGLFDPLYYWWDGVVGSEAQERARRRHKRAHSHRHSHHHDAHKRHKTELAGHRRHHVLHIHDDDDPVVAAAEHVILRRHGRHEAALGVQHRDGLKLNKHRRHGGKAVALLPPGEIIVRDGGGCGSVEHGDRRHHAWH, via the exons ATGCTGTTGGAGAGAGTCCTGTTTACATTAGATGGTCTTGAATGTAATAAGATTGGAGTTGGCTATAAAGCTTTCAGGAGCCAGCCTAACTTTTGTTCATCGCCACTTGACAGCTGCTTGGGCGATCAGCTTTCCAAATTTTGGGAG attgacAAAAACAGGGTAAACAATAGCCAACCACCCCAATACGTTGTTCTGGGAAAGTTTGAAAGGATCAACCAATATCCG AATGCAGGAGTTCATACCTTTTCTGTGGGAATCCCAGAAGTTCTCAATACCAATTTGATGATAGAGCTGAGTGCTGATGACATAGAATATGTCTATCAGAG AAGCTCAGGGAAGATAATTAGCATTAACATCTCTTCGTTTGAAGCCTTAAGTCAAGTTGGCAGTGCTAGAGTCAAAACCAAGAATATTGGAAGACTTGAAGCTTCATATAGCTTGACG TTTGACTGCTTAAGCGGCATCAATCCCGTTGAG GAGCAGTACTTTATCATGAAGCCTGATGAAAAGCTTATTCGGACATTTGATTTGCGTTCGTCAACAGACCAAGCATCGAACTATACATGTCAAG CTATTTTGAAGGCGTCAGATTTCAGTGAACTTGACAGAAAAGAATCCCGATTCTCAATCACAGCTACAGTTCTTAACAATGGAACACAG ATTGGTTCGTCCGAAAACCACACAAAGGGTGGCATCTGGGGTTTCTTTGAAGCCATCAAAGCCTGGTGCGCCAAAATGTGCCACATGCTGATTAATTTCTTCACTGGTACAACATGCAG CACGAGATGCTGGAGCTTCCTCAACTTCGTCATCCACGGCCTGCTACTTGTCGCAG TCCTGTGGCTTCTGCACCGGAAAGGGCTCTTCGATCCACTGTACTATTGGTGGGACGGCGTGGTCGGGTCGGAGGCGCAGGAGCGCGCGCGCCGGAGGCACAAGAGAGCCCACAGCCACAGGCACTCCCACCACCACGACGCGCACAAGAGGCACAAGACCGAGCttgccggccaccgccgccaccacgtccTCCACATacatgacgacgacgacccggtggtggcggcggcggagcacgtCATCCTCCGCCGGCACGGCAGGCacgaggcggcgctcggcgtGCAGCACAGGGACGGGCTCAAGCTCAACAAGCACCGGCGCCACGGTGGCAAGGCGGTTGCGCTACTGCCGCCGGGGGAGATCATCGTCCGGGACGGTGGCGGCTGCGGCAGCGTGGAGCACGGTGATCGGAGGCACCACGCGTGGCACTGA
- the LOC127784883 gene encoding protein HAPLESS 2-B isoform X3 produces MAPRRRRRAARSSRPLLLLLALLAAAVNNFAPAGGVEVLAKSRLESCARGGSDDGRDRLTCDSKIVVDLAVPSGSEIALDSPPLSLSLSLSLSLSLSLISPQISLHATVRFANVCGVGDQSGGEASLVARVAEVEENGTEAGEMPIRDPLIITINKSEVYALYDLTYLRDVAYKPEEKYVKTRKCEPEAGANVVKSCERLRDEKGSIIEHTEPVCCPCGPHRRVPSSCGNIFDKVAKGKANTAHCLRFPDDWFHVFDIGRRSLWFSIRVQVKKGSSESEVIVGPENRTVVSEDSSLRVNLVGDFAGYTSLPSLENFYLVTPRKGVGGGQLQVLGDDFSRWMLLERVLFTLDGLECNKIGVGYKAFRSQPNFCSSPLDSCLGDQLSKFWEIDKNRVNNSQPPQYVVLGKFERINQYPNAGVHTFSVGIPEVLNTNLMIELSADDIEYVYQRSSGKIISINISSFEALSQVGSARVKTKNIGRLEASYSLTFDCLSGINPVEEQYFIMKPDEKLIRTFDLRSSTDQASNYTCQAILKASDFSELDRKESRFSITATVLNNGTQHEMLELPQLRHPRPATCRSPVASAPERALRSTVLLVGRRGRVGGAGARAPEAQESPQPQALPPPRRAQEAQDRACRPPPPPRPPHT; encoded by the exons atggcgcctcgccgccgccgccgcgccgctcgctcttcccgtcccctcctcctcctcctcgctctcctcgccgcggccgtcaACAACTTCGCGCCCGCCGGCGGAGTGGAAGTCCTCGCCAAGTCCCGCCTGGAGAGCTGCGCCCGCGGCGGCTCGGACGACGGCCGCGACCGCCTCACCTGCGACAGCAAGATCGTCGTCGACCTGGCCGTGCCCAGTGGCTCGGAAATCGCGCTCGACTctccgcccctctctctctctctctctctctctctctctctctctctctctctcatttcccCCCAAATTTCTCTCCACGCCACTGTTCGTTTCGCTAACGTTTGCGGTGTGGGGGATCAGAGCGGCGGGGAGGCGTCACTGGTGGCGCgggtggcggaggtggaggagaacgGCACGGAGGCGGGGGAGATGCCCATCCGGGATCccctcatcatcaccatcaacaAATCCGAGGTGTATGCGCTCTACGATCTCACTTACCTCAGG GATGTTGCTTACAAACCTGAAGAAAAATATGTGAAGACACGTAAATGTGAGCCTGAAGCTGGTGCGAACGTTGTCAAATCTTGTGAAAG GTTACGGGATGAGAAAGGTAGCATAATTGAGCATACAGAA CCTGTTTGCTGCCCTTGTGGGCCTCACCGCCGTGTCCCTTCATCTTGTGGAAACATTT TTGATAAAGTGGCGAAAGGAAAAGCTAACACAGCTCACTGTCTACGTTTTCCAGATGATTG GTTTCATGTTTTTGATATTGGGAGAAGATCCCTTTGGTTCAGTATCAGAGTGCAAGTAAAGAAAGGATCTTCTGAATCT GAGGTTATTGTTGGTCCAGAAAATAGAACAGTTGTTTCTGAAGACAGCTCCCTGAGAGTAAATTTAGTTGGCGACTTTGCTGGTTATACAAGTCTTCCATCTTTGGAGAACTTCTACCTTGTGACTCCACGAAAG GGTGTTGGCGGTGGTCAACTACAAGTGCTTGGTGATGACTTTTCCAGGTGGATGCTGTTGGAGAGAGTCCTGTTTACATTAGATGGTCTTGAATGTAATAAGATTGGAGTTGGCTATAAAGCTTTCAGGAGCCAGCCTAACTTTTGTTCATCGCCACTTGACAGCTGCTTGGGCGATCAGCTTTCCAAATTTTGGGAG attgacAAAAACAGGGTAAACAATAGCCAACCACCCCAATACGTTGTTCTGGGAAAGTTTGAAAGGATCAACCAATATCCG AATGCAGGAGTTCATACCTTTTCTGTGGGAATCCCAGAAGTTCTCAATACCAATTTGATGATAGAGCTGAGTGCTGATGACATAGAATATGTCTATCAGAG AAGCTCAGGGAAGATAATTAGCATTAACATCTCTTCGTTTGAAGCCTTAAGTCAAGTTGGCAGTGCTAGAGTCAAAACCAAGAATATTGGAAGACTTGAAGCTTCATATAGCTTGACG TTTGACTGCTTAAGCGGCATCAATCCCGTTGAG GAGCAGTACTTTATCATGAAGCCTGATGAAAAGCTTATTCGGACATTTGATTTGCGTTCGTCAACAGACCAAGCATCGAACTATACATGTCAAG CTATTTTGAAGGCGTCAGATTTCAGTGAACTTGACAGAAAAGAATCCCGATTCTCAATCACAGCTACAGTTCTTAACAATGGAACACAG CACGAGATGCTGGAGCTTCCTCAACTTCGTCATCCACGGCCTGCTACTTGTCGCAG TCCTGTGGCTTCTGCACCGGAAAGGGCTCTTCGATCCACTGTACTATTGGTGGGACGGCGTGGTCGGGTCGGAGGCGCAGGAGCGCGCGCGCCGGAGGCACAAGAGAGCCCACAGCCACAGGCACTCCCACCACCACGACGCGCACAAGAGGCACAAGACCGAGCttgccggccaccgccgccaccacgtccTCCACATacatga